A genome region from Lactobacillus sp. ESL0791 includes the following:
- a CDS encoding MFS transporter: MKNISHKSIIFKISVLSISLAVMLAPTISPALPLMHFPGVSKAQIDTLSTIPNLAKIFGILFCPFLIRVFGQKKIILTGLTGIIVLGIIPFFSNSYKVILAARILVGLAFGIFMPLCTSLIVQLYHTDKNTMAHMMGYQNTTQTLGSALGSFTVSSLVSMGWHQAFLVYLIPIVPIILFSVFVTIDEPEKVEKKHSQQKNKTKFKFTGEMALVCFFMLATLIFYMPINFTLPRLIIQENLGTASTAGIVAGVIQLATMATASLFGYMMKHVGRIVFPIGFTIITIGYFLTSRATNILFLLFALICIGIGNSFCMPFIYNWMALLTDSDTATMGQSILMIALNIGTVLSPKIVNGINQLMGSASPRNIMVICACGDFCLAIIAVINYFYSKKRVKA, from the coding sequence ATGAAAAACATTTCACATAAAAGTATTATCTTTAAGATTTCTGTTTTATCAATTTCATTAGCAGTAATGCTTGCACCCACAATTTCACCCGCGCTGCCACTAATGCACTTCCCGGGTGTCTCCAAGGCACAGATTGACACCCTGTCAACCATTCCCAATCTGGCAAAAATTTTCGGCATTTTGTTTTGTCCTTTTTTAATTCGTGTTTTTGGCCAGAAGAAAATCATTTTGACAGGCCTCACCGGAATTATTGTTTTAGGAATCATTCCTTTCTTTAGTAATTCCTACAAAGTTATCCTGGCCGCCAGAATTTTAGTCGGATTAGCGTTCGGTATTTTCATGCCCCTATGTACCAGTTTAATCGTCCAACTTTATCATACGGACAAAAACACGATGGCACACATGATGGGCTATCAAAATACAACACAGACTTTAGGCAGTGCTTTAGGTTCATTTACTGTCAGCAGCTTAGTGTCAATGGGCTGGCACCAGGCATTTCTTGTTTACTTAATTCCGATTGTCCCTATAATTTTATTCAGTGTCTTTGTTACCATTGACGAACCAGAAAAAGTTGAAAAAAAGCATTCACAGCAAAAAAACAAAACCAAGTTTAAATTTACCGGCGAAATGGCTCTGGTCTGCTTTTTCATGTTGGCCACACTAATTTTTTACATGCCGATCAATTTCACCCTGCCGCGGTTAATTATTCAAGAAAATCTGGGAACCGCGAGCACCGCGGGCATAGTTGCGGGCGTCATTCAGTTAGCTACAATGGCAACAGCTTCCCTATTTGGTTACATGATGAAGCATGTTGGCCGGATTGTTTTTCCAATTGGTTTTACAATTATTACTATCGGTTACTTTTTAACTTCACGAGCAACTAATATTCTGTTTCTGCTTTTTGCCCTGATCTGTATCGGTATCGGCAACAGCTTCTGCATGCCGTTTATCTATAACTGGATGGCGCTACTAACCGATTCTGATACGGCAACTATGGGACAGTCGATCTTGATGATTGCCCTGAATATTGGAACTGTTCTCTCCCCTAAAATCGTTAATGGGATTAATCAGCTTATGGGGTCAGCTTCGCCGCGTAACATCATGGTAATTTGTGCATGCGGGGACTTTTGCCTAGCAATCATTGCCGTAATCAATTACTTTTACAGTAAAAAGAGGGTTAAGGCATAA
- the asp1 gene encoding accessory Sec system glycosyltransferase Asp1, which translates to MLTLIPDMRLSNNFYHQNTLLNLAEYFREAGVATQLLITTEEADKYYDQLARSGQTAVYLFDEILAVNSSGSALTVADLHIPDKYVVEEIIYFNGIGLQIYDGEKYVMDVLLDPNGQVTHVSYFRSAGKIVDDYDLRGFRRSRSFFNQEGAVIKKQWFNPAGDLVMTLKDYRVTIASSQSFRFKQKKYGSLAEVISEFALRHLADKGKAIAEPSSETLALRHFLLQTQFYYYFTEQQQLLNNDFSSIMGQDYYLFQNETQKNLFLEKSRECGIRFMPICHVIKPYFAEFALGTSMEFEQRTIYWHVGQVSDAALKSIFSQLMKLLGENPNYNLFADAAGEQAKYLQTRKRKFLGKYQQKLEQPDKDDQQQVDVIKRFSCKEQLNYEQEAVLLKKAYLFLDTAVYSDYNLQLEAVKTGIPQIVRQGNGLVKVGENGFLLEKDAHLDKLLLPFLTDLSKWNSAVVENVRLIEQLSPGKIIDKWKAVVLNE; encoded by the coding sequence ATGTTGACACTAATTCCTGACATGCGCTTGAGCAATAATTTTTATCATCAAAATACACTGTTGAATCTGGCAGAATATTTTCGCGAAGCAGGCGTTGCTACCCAGCTGCTGATTACCACGGAAGAGGCGGATAAATACTATGATCAGCTTGCCCGCAGCGGGCAAACGGCAGTCTATCTTTTTGACGAAATTTTAGCTGTTAATTCAAGCGGTTCTGCTCTAACTGTTGCCGATTTGCATATTCCTGATAAATATGTTGTTGAAGAAATTATCTACTTTAACGGGATTGGCTTGCAGATATACGATGGTGAAAAATATGTGATGGACGTGCTGCTGGATCCAAATGGACAAGTCACCCATGTCAGCTATTTTCGCAGTGCAGGAAAGATTGTTGATGATTATGATTTGCGGGGCTTTCGCAGGAGCCGCAGCTTTTTTAATCAAGAAGGTGCTGTGATTAAAAAGCAGTGGTTCAATCCTGCTGGTGACCTGGTCATGACGCTGAAAGATTATCGGGTGACGATTGCCTCAAGCCAGAGCTTTCGCTTTAAGCAAAAGAAGTATGGTAGTTTAGCCGAGGTGATCAGTGAATTTGCCCTGCGTCATTTAGCAGACAAGGGCAAGGCGATTGCTGAACCAAGCTCAGAGACATTGGCGCTGCGGCATTTTTTGCTGCAGACGCAATTTTATTATTACTTTACTGAGCAACAGCAATTATTAAATAATGATTTTAGTTCAATCATGGGCCAGGATTATTATTTGTTTCAAAATGAAACGCAGAAAAATCTTTTTCTTGAAAAAAGCAGGGAATGCGGCATAAGATTTATGCCGATTTGTCACGTGATTAAGCCATACTTCGCTGAATTTGCCTTGGGTACGAGCATGGAATTTGAACAGAGAACGATTTACTGGCATGTGGGTCAGGTTAGTGATGCCGCACTAAAAAGTATTTTTAGCCAGTTGATGAAGCTGCTGGGAGAAAATCCCAATTATAATCTGTTTGCCGATGCTGCTGGCGAGCAGGCAAAATACCTGCAAACACGCAAGCGTAAATTTCTGGGAAAATATCAGCAAAAACTGGAACAGCCGGATAAGGATGACCAGCAGCAAGTAGACGTGATTAAGCGTTTTTCTTGTAAAGAGCAGCTAAATTATGAACAAGAAGCTGTTTTGCTCAAAAAAGCTTACCTCTTCTTAGATACTGCTGTTTATTCTGATTATAATTTGCAGTTGGAAGCCGTCAAGACCGGTATTCCTCAGATCGTGCGGCAGGGCAATGGCCTGGTTAAAGTCGGTGAGAATGGCTTTTTGCTTGAAAAAGATGCCCATTTAGATAAATTGCTGCTGCCGTTTTTGACGGATTTGTCCAAATGGAATTCGGCCGTAGTAGAAAATGTTAGGTTGATTGAACAGCTTTCACCAGGGAAGATTATAGATAAATGGAAGGCGGTAGTTCTCAATGAATAA
- a CDS encoding NAD(P)/FAD-dependent oxidoreductase — translation MEDCDVIILGAGPAGLSAGLFSARYGLKTIILEKDEVGGRANQITKITTYPGILESSGKDLIAKMRAHAEKFGAIIKMQSPKSIEIQGNLKIVHTRKVDYRAKTLIIATGMTPRVLGIPGEKEFTGMGVSYCATCDADFYQDQKVVVVGDNNEAINEGLLICKFASEVDVIVNKPEGSLTCSKANQERAEKEPKMHFIWNTAIESIYGEMNVEGIKIKNLTNNQVADLPCDGVFFFLGMMPATAIVKDLVELDSQGYIHTKEDMSTGDDGIFAIGDTRKRYLSQVLTSASDGAIAAAAAQKYIATH, via the coding sequence ATGGAAGATTGTGATGTAATTATTTTAGGTGCCGGCCCTGCTGGCTTATCAGCTGGACTGTTTAGCGCCCGCTACGGTCTTAAAACTATAATTCTAGAAAAAGATGAGGTTGGTGGTCGGGCTAACCAGATTACCAAGATCACCACTTACCCCGGAATTTTAGAATCTTCAGGTAAGGATTTGATTGCTAAGATGCGAGCACATGCTGAAAAATTCGGTGCCATTATTAAAATGCAATCACCTAAATCAATTGAAATTCAAGGCAACTTAAAAATTGTGCATACACGAAAAGTTGATTACCGTGCTAAAACCCTAATCATTGCCACTGGAATGACACCACGTGTATTAGGAATCCCGGGAGAAAAAGAATTTACTGGGATGGGTGTATCTTACTGTGCTACTTGTGACGCGGACTTTTACCAAGATCAAAAAGTGGTAGTTGTTGGTGACAATAACGAAGCCATTAATGAGGGACTCTTAATTTGCAAGTTTGCAAGTGAAGTCGATGTTATTGTCAACAAACCTGAAGGCAGCCTGACCTGCAGCAAGGCCAATCAGGAACGCGCTGAAAAAGAGCCAAAAATGCATTTTATCTGGAATACTGCAATCGAAAGCATTTATGGCGAGATGAACGTTGAAGGAATAAAAATTAAGAATCTCACAAATAACCAAGTTGCTGATCTCCCTTGCGATGGTGTTTTCTTCTTCCTCGGTATGATGCCAGCAACTGCAATTGTTAAAGATCTTGTTGAACTTGACAGTCAAGGGTACATCCACACTAAGGAAGATATGAGTACTGGTGATGACGGAATCTTTGCAATCGGCGACACCCGCAAGCGTTATCTCAGCCAAGTATTAACTTCTGCCAGCGACGGTGCTATTGCGGCAGCAGCGGCACAAAAATACATCGCAACACACTAA
- a CDS encoding co-chaperone YbbN, whose amino-acid sequence MKTINAEYFDEVVEDDGQKCLILFSRKTCPVCQKVHPKIEDLDDEFPNIPFYNVDVEESPGLQAKLRLKGVPHVILFDDGKPVKRLSGNHDEDEYADMLS is encoded by the coding sequence ATGAAGACGATTAATGCTGAGTATTTTGATGAAGTCGTTGAAGACGACGGTCAAAAATGCTTGATTTTGTTTTCACGCAAGACTTGTCCGGTGTGTCAAAAGGTACATCCTAAGATTGAAGACCTAGATGACGAGTTCCCGAATATTCCGTTTTACAACGTTGATGTCGAGGAGAGTCCGGGTCTGCAGGCTAAACTGCGTTTGAAGGGAGTGCCCCATGTCATTTTGTTTGATGACGGTAAACCGGTTAAACGACTGAGCGGCAATCATGATGAAGATGAATATGCTGATATGCTTTCTTAA
- a CDS encoding SLAP domain-containing protein, whose protein sequence is MSKATSTSASRSFSLSSATDNSSAYSATDYGCNNNCSTVTSSNTAAAKGTIRKLHHNAGFYDQLGKRIGTLILARNSLVKTYGEKVLINDKYFYYIGNSQYVIASNFVGSELILKHDAYVYDADGNRIEREVLKKGEKIKTYETVKIAGREFYSIHFGRYLATGNFVGSELELAHNAYVYSERGVRIGTEVLEKGRKIKIYSTRLINGEKYYHAGHGRYILAANFEKK, encoded by the coding sequence TTGAGCAAAGCGACATCAACCAGTGCCAGTAGGAGCTTCAGTCTAAGCAGTGCTACAGATAATAGCAGCGCATATTCGGCGACTGATTATGGGTGCAATAATAATTGCAGTACTGTCACAAGTTCCAATACGGCTGCTGCTAAGGGCACCATTAGAAAGTTGCATCACAATGCAGGTTTCTATGATCAGCTGGGGAAAAGGATTGGGACGTTAATTTTGGCAAGGAATTCACTTGTTAAGACCTATGGCGAGAAAGTATTAATTAATGACAAGTATTTTTACTACATTGGTAATAGCCAATATGTAATTGCCAGCAACTTTGTGGGGTCTGAACTAATACTGAAGCATGATGCCTACGTTTACGATGCGGATGGTAACCGAATAGAAAGAGAAGTACTTAAGAAAGGCGAGAAGATTAAGACCTACGAAACGGTTAAGATCGCTGGCCGTGAATTTTACAGTATTCATTTTGGCAGGTATTTGGCCACTGGCAACTTTGTTGGTTCCGAGCTTGAGCTAGCGCATAATGCTTATGTTTACAGTGAACGGGGCGTGCGCATCGGAACTGAAGTGCTGGAGAAAGGCAGAAAGATTAAGATTTACAGTACAAGATTAATTAACGGCGAAAAGTACTATCATGCTGGACACGGTCGTTATATCTTGGCTGCTAATTTTGAGAAAAAGTAA
- a CDS encoding accessory Sec system protein Asp3 gives MADDKKLTAHFFFRPQNMSYVYLYGAQVSFAGEDLLYKNAIVSPGKALVSWLYYPVVSGEHISSLSLPKLLFTVDYQFKLESEEEPKGSLALALTTYDDRHQQLGYKIFPAKDGTFHLPRQTASYQFDLVSLNNQKMRFKVCLLAEAPILDHYTFVVENIAGIRIIKVCFAARKSNRLNVHLQNYTSTIQTVSFTAQEDHLFIFIPVQYTGEGKFSTEQLTALARYLNSFRRNGIILQIDNSYIATELLGALRHDIGKNK, from the coding sequence ATGGCAGACGATAAAAAACTGACGGCGCACTTTTTTTTCCGGCCACAGAATATGAGCTATGTTTATTTATATGGTGCTCAGGTCAGCTTCGCTGGTGAAGATCTTTTGTATAAAAATGCAATTGTTTCGCCGGGGAAAGCACTTGTTTCCTGGCTGTACTATCCGGTTGTGAGCGGTGAGCATATTTCAAGTCTATCCTTACCTAAATTGTTGTTTACAGTTGATTACCAGTTTAAGCTTGAGAGTGAGGAAGAGCCTAAAGGCTCTCTTGCCTTAGCTTTGACAACGTATGATGACAGGCACCAACAATTGGGTTACAAAATCTTTCCGGCAAAAGATGGTACTTTTCATCTTCCGCGGCAGACTGCTAGTTATCAGTTTGACTTAGTTAGTTTAAATAATCAGAAAATGCGCTTTAAAGTTTGCTTACTGGCCGAAGCGCCGATTCTCGACCATTACACTTTTGTGGTCGAAAATATTGCCGGAATTCGCATTATTAAGGTTTGCTTTGCTGCACGGAAAAGTAACCGTCTGAATGTTCATCTTCAAAATTATACGTCAACGATTCAAACAGTTAGTTTTACCGCACAAGAAGATCATTTGTTTATTTTCATTCCGGTCCAATATACCGGTGAAGGTAAATTTAGTACTGAACAATTAACGGCGCTGGCAAGATATTTGAATTCTTTTCGCAGAAATGGAATTATTTTGCAGATTGATAATAGTTATATAGCAACCGAATTGCTTGGAGCATTACGGCATGATATTGGTAAAAATAAGTAA
- the secA gene encoding preprotein translocase subunit SecA, which translates to MHIKNHLYWCKTAEIIKLTDKYKKLSDDKLRAKTAEFRRRLRQGVSLNSLLVEAYAVVCVADSRVIGLTPYPVQIFGAVAMQYHNVIEMKTGEGKTLTATMPMYLHGLTGKGNFLITANLYLAKRDALNVGRVYRWLGLKIGYNFSQESKEERDNAGKTKKGLYANDIVYTDGGTFGFDYLTNNLVSSVNKQYMPPFRFALIDEVDSVLLDLATTPLVISGRPEGKSNYPGLADKFVKICQEDVDFALNSNRKKVWFLHEGILHANEFFGVRDILDKKYADLYGHLVFALQASQLYQRDRDYLLEKNKLVLIDTNSGRKLLGMEMSAGIHQAIETKEGLETSQKVQVIATITYQNLFRLFPQLAGMTGTAMGDKRELMRVYNLNVVAVPTNRPNIRRDEPDRVFYTAKAKLYASLEVVKKNYRRKRPVLIETGSLTLSNLYSEMLLQEHIPHNLLNARSTAQEAEMIKIAGQSGMVTVSTSLAGRGADIILSDRARRAGGLLVIGTEKMSLKRIDDQLRGRAGRQGDPGSTVFFTSLQDNLVRQFPSRKIKHTLARHAKDRRQEIGRGRRRYQRLFARLQNNIKYHEQSTRFMVLEYGEIARLQREAVYRVRGEVMQMNQELEQVVLHSIKKAIITFVSDNRMSAATVNEYICDNITPDYVNKKTRLSSAAANIRFLNKIAMQAFKEKKRQIVNEDAWQYYQRLTIVKAIDDAWVDQVDNLETLRIVTAQRATGQSNPLFEYQKEALASFDRMKADISRQIMRNVLCSEVTGNNVKGMQIYFV; encoded by the coding sequence ATGCACATCAAAAATCATCTTTATTGGTGCAAAACCGCTGAGATTATTAAATTAACAGATAAATATAAAAAATTAAGCGATGATAAATTGCGTGCTAAAACTGCAGAATTTCGGCGGCGTCTGCGGCAGGGCGTTTCCCTTAATTCCTTACTCGTGGAAGCTTATGCCGTTGTGTGTGTGGCGGATTCGCGGGTTATTGGCCTCACACCCTATCCCGTGCAAATTTTTGGGGCCGTAGCGATGCAGTATCATAATGTAATTGAAATGAAAACAGGCGAGGGCAAAACCCTGACTGCTACCATGCCAATGTATCTGCACGGGCTCACGGGCAAGGGCAACTTTTTGATCACCGCCAATCTGTATTTGGCGAAACGCGATGCACTCAATGTGGGACGTGTTTATCGCTGGCTGGGCCTAAAGATCGGTTATAATTTTTCACAGGAAAGTAAAGAAGAGCGTGATAATGCCGGTAAGACGAAGAAAGGGCTCTATGCCAATGACATTGTTTATACTGATGGGGGAACTTTTGGCTTTGATTATTTAACCAATAATCTAGTCAGTTCAGTCAATAAGCAGTATATGCCGCCATTTCGCTTTGCTCTGATTGATGAGGTGGATTCAGTGCTGCTGGATTTAGCAACAACGCCGCTGGTGATCTCTGGGCGGCCGGAGGGAAAATCCAATTATCCGGGCCTAGCTGATAAGTTTGTCAAAATTTGCCAAGAAGATGTTGATTTTGCCCTGAATTCTAATCGCAAAAAAGTTTGGTTCCTGCATGAAGGCATTCTGCACGCTAATGAATTTTTTGGTGTCCGCGATATTCTCGATAAAAAATATGCGGATTTATACGGCCACCTGGTGTTTGCACTGCAGGCCAGCCAGTTATATCAACGGGACCGCGATTATTTGCTTGAAAAAAATAAATTGGTCCTTATTGACACCAATAGCGGGCGTAAACTGCTCGGAATGGAGATGTCAGCCGGCATCCACCAGGCCATCGAAACCAAGGAGGGACTGGAGACAAGCCAAAAAGTTCAGGTAATCGCCACGATTACTTACCAAAACTTGTTCCGTCTCTTTCCCCAACTGGCAGGAATGACCGGAACCGCGATGGGTGACAAGCGCGAATTGATGCGGGTTTATAATCTAAATGTAGTTGCCGTTCCGACCAACCGGCCGAATATCCGCCGCGATGAGCCTGACCGGGTTTTTTATACGGCGAAGGCAAAATTATATGCCTCCCTTGAGGTGGTTAAGAAAAATTATCGCCGCAAGCGGCCAGTTTTGATCGAAACCGGCTCGCTTACCTTGTCAAACCTGTATTCGGAAATGCTGCTGCAGGAACATATTCCCCATAACCTGCTTAACGCACGCTCGACAGCACAGGAGGCGGAAATGATCAAGATTGCCGGTCAGTCGGGGATGGTGACCGTTTCTACTTCACTTGCTGGCCGCGGTGCCGACATTATCTTGTCGGATAGAGCCAGAAGAGCAGGCGGATTGCTGGTCATTGGAACAGAAAAAATGTCGCTTAAGCGGATTGATGACCAGCTGCGCGGCCGGGCCGGCCGTCAGGGAGATCCGGGCTCAACCGTCTTTTTTACCTCTTTGCAGGATAATCTGGTGCGGCAGTTTCCTTCAAGAAAGATCAAGCACACCCTTGCGCGTCATGCCAAGGATCGCAGGCAGGAAATCGGCAGAGGCCGGCGGCGCTACCAACGGCTTTTTGCCCGTCTGCAAAATAATATCAAGTATCATGAACAGAGCACCCGTTTCATGGTGTTGGAATACGGTGAGATTGCCCGCCTGCAGCGGGAGGCTGTCTACCGTGTGCGCGGTGAAGTCATGCAGATGAACCAGGAACTGGAGCAGGTTGTGCTTCACAGCATCAAGAAGGCAATTATCACGTTTGTTTCTGACAACCGGATGAGTGCTGCGACGGTGAATGAATACATTTGCGATAATATTACGCCTGATTATGTGAATAAAAAGACCAGGTTATCGTCGGCTGCGGCCAATATCCGTTTCTTAAATAAAATTGCCATGCAGGCATTCAAAGAGAAAAAACGGCAAATTGTTAATGAAGATGCCTGGCAGTATTACCAGCGCTTAACGATTGTGAAGGCAATTGACGATGCTTGGGTCGATCAGGTTGACAATCTGGAGACATTGCGCATAGTTACCGCCCAGCGTGCAACGGGACAGAGCAATCCATTATTTGAATACCAAAAAGAGGCCCTGGCAAGTTTTGACCGTATGAAGGCCGATATTTCTCGGCAAATCATGCGCAATGTTCTCTGTTCGGAAGTGACCGGCAATAATGTTAAAGGAATGCAAATCTATTTTGTTTAG
- a CDS encoding glycosyltransferase has product MDFFVNQAMGMGNSGIEHAEFYRAKSFARAQIPYRFVFLGMVPELHEAMTKWRLKSQNVINMWEYFVWGDDYLKKGLTKTFPAKKVRSLVDSTNTVRMNEQYASSGLRIVNHFVKGKNKQKPESKLLMVRAYRTQIFNSQTGELKVAFETLDNAHEQARMQNIHLYSEHGEHLYFANIVRLYHYFFCQLDRFFGSNSNFYIDRGDWADEALMYDEIPNAKIIYLIHADHLADRVDPKKPFWNNYYEYLLDHLNKVDRVVVSTEQQRQDLLIDFPKEGDKIWAIPVGGISDRSKVIKDRQPDGLRFITASRLAKEKHIDVAVRAVAQLHDAGYKISFDIYGQGEEKKHLEQMIKDYHAEDYIRLRGLSQHLEKVYPKYDAFISTSFSEGFGLTYIEALNAALPVVTFNARFGATQLIRDGENGFVQELKREDDDFNVAQIKEGIVRLFNADYVQMRRNTQVGIDEYRDSAIAKKWRKLVDGLRTS; this is encoded by the coding sequence ATGGATTTTTTTGTTAATCAAGCGATGGGCATGGGAAATTCTGGAATTGAACATGCCGAATTTTATCGTGCTAAAAGTTTTGCGCGAGCCCAAATTCCCTATCGGTTTGTTTTTCTGGGTATGGTGCCGGAATTGCATGAAGCAATGACCAAGTGGCGCTTGAAAAGCCAAAATGTCATTAATATGTGGGAATATTTTGTCTGGGGCGATGATTATTTAAAAAAAGGTTTGACCAAAACTTTCCCTGCGAAAAAAGTGCGCTCTTTAGTCGACAGCACCAATACCGTGCGGATGAACGAGCAGTACGCCTCTTCCGGCTTGCGGATTGTCAATCACTTTGTTAAAGGCAAAAATAAGCAAAAGCCGGAAAGCAAACTTTTAATGGTTAGAGCATACCGTACGCAGATTTTTAACAGCCAAACAGGTGAGCTCAAGGTTGCCTTCGAGACGCTTGACAATGCACATGAACAGGCGCGAATGCAAAATATCCATCTGTACTCGGAGCACGGAGAGCACCTGTATTTTGCCAATATTGTTCGGTTATACCACTATTTTTTTTGCCAGCTGGATCGTTTCTTTGGCAGCAACAGCAATTTTTACATTGACCGTGGCGATTGGGCCGATGAGGCGTTAATGTACGACGAGATTCCGAACGCGAAGATTATCTATCTGATCCATGCTGATCATTTGGCTGACCGGGTGGACCCGAAAAAGCCGTTTTGGAATAATTATTATGAATACCTGCTGGATCATTTGAACAAGGTTGATCGGGTAGTCGTTTCCACCGAGCAGCAGCGTCAGGATTTGCTGATCGATTTCCCCAAAGAAGGAGACAAGATCTGGGCTATTCCTGTTGGCGGGATCAGTGACCGCAGCAAAGTGATTAAGGACCGGCAGCCGGACGGCTTGCGCTTTATCACGGCCTCGCGCCTGGCCAAGGAAAAGCATATTGACGTTGCGGTTAGGGCTGTGGCCCAGCTGCATGATGCGGGTTATAAGATTAGTTTTGATATTTATGGTCAAGGCGAAGAAAAGAAGCATTTGGAGCAAATGATCAAGGACTATCATGCTGAAGATTATATCCGTTTGCGCGGCTTATCGCAGCATTTGGAAAAAGTATATCCGAAATATGATGCCTTTATCTCAACTTCGTTTTCTGAAGGTTTCGGTTTAACTTACATTGAGGCACTAAATGCCGCTTTGCCGGTGGTGACGTTTAATGCCCGCTTTGGGGCAACCCAATTGATTCGTGACGGTGAAAATGGCTTTGTGCAGGAATTAAAGCGTGAGGATGACGATTTCAACGTTGCCCAAATTAAAGAAGGAATTGTTCGTCTGTTTAATGCGGATTACGTTCAGATGCGGCGGAATACACAGGTCGGCATTGATGAGTATCGTGACAGCGCAATTGCCAAGAAGTGGAGGAAACTGGTTGATGGATTACGAACTAGTTAA
- the asp2 gene encoding accessory Sec system protein Asp2 codes for MNKKRCLFHSGKKALELSDKALTDCTYLWAEPANLASHHLAPVFKDKVFNFDYSFEYFVLDQTSPWLTQPQLLRQLPAHRILYTDDAVVTDEIQEILDFRGAVKIKLGNLLMEINHYFYPINNGGLRGKILSLEIPSEMQNNISYFGNNYIDVTCSFDNWHYLGRLTYSVFVPHDFVTEIALEFKEFEQAELKIEVCCFSVNDTHKLLAKYSKSGADLRASHGKIEVTGLADGYYYSVRYYVRGTGHVHLGTMHQRSSRGKYGLIELGGQSLIDQNYLGGEIAYLFNPGNMKPPLTVYFGGYHTAEAIEGTGILHKKGVPYLLLSDLRVEGGCFYLGDQELEDKIKGLIKDCLAKLHFTVKDLVLSGMSMGTYAAMFYGAQLNPGAIVIAKILLNLGTIAENLRINRPDDFHCASDMVMMLMGDNKLASCQKLDQMLWDTLNQGDFSNTSFMLGYMKNDDYDQLAYSQLMAFLQKNYSHQHVVSKGYSGRHNDDTEAIAGWFTRQLYSVLKKKYGQKF; via the coding sequence ATGAATAAAAAACGGTGCCTGTTTCATAGCGGAAAAAAAGCATTGGAGCTATCCGATAAGGCATTAACTGACTGCACTTACCTGTGGGCTGAGCCGGCTAATCTTGCCAGCCACCACTTGGCGCCTGTTTTTAAAGACAAGGTCTTTAATTTCGATTATAGTTTTGAATATTTTGTTCTTGACCAGACTTCGCCTTGGCTGACCCAGCCGCAGCTGCTGCGGCAGCTGCCTGCCCACCGCATCTTGTATACCGATGATGCAGTGGTGACGGACGAAATCCAGGAAATTTTGGATTTTCGCGGTGCTGTTAAGATCAAACTGGGAAATTTGTTGATGGAGATTAACCATTATTTTTATCCGATTAACAATGGTGGTCTCCGCGGTAAAATTCTTTCGTTGGAAATTCCTTCAGAAATGCAAAATAACATTTCCTATTTTGGCAATAATTATATTGATGTGACATGTTCCTTTGATAATTGGCATTATTTAGGCAGGCTGACATACAGTGTCTTTGTGCCCCACGATTTTGTCACAGAAATTGCACTTGAGTTTAAGGAATTTGAGCAAGCGGAGCTAAAGATTGAGGTTTGTTGCTTTTCTGTTAACGACACGCACAAGCTGCTTGCCAAGTATTCGAAGAGTGGTGCAGATTTGCGGGCAAGTCATGGCAAGATTGAGGTCACGGGACTAGCAGACGGCTATTATTACAGTGTGCGTTATTATGTAAGAGGAACTGGTCATGTGCACTTGGGAACAATGCACCAGCGCAGTTCGCGCGGCAAATATGGCTTGATTGAACTGGGCGGCCAGTCACTGATTGACCAAAATTATCTTGGCGGTGAGATTGCTTACCTGTTTAATCCCGGCAATATGAAACCACCCTTGACCGTTTACTTTGGCGGTTACCATACAGCCGAAGCGATTGAAGGTACGGGAATATTGCATAAAAAGGGTGTACCCTACCTGCTGCTTTCCGATTTGCGGGTTGAAGGCGGCTGTTTCTATCTTGGTGATCAGGAATTGGAAGACAAGATAAAAGGGCTGATTAAGGATTGCCTGGCTAAGCTGCACTTCACGGTGAAAGATTTGGTATTGTCGGGGATGTCGATGGGTACCTATGCAGCAATGTTTTACGGTGCCCAGCTCAATCCTGGGGCAATCGTGATTGCCAAAATCCTGCTGAATTTGGGCACAATTGCTGAAAATCTTCGAATTAACCGGCCAGATGACTTTCACTGTGCTAGTGATATGGTCATGATGCTCATGGGTGACAACAAGCTAGCTTCTTGTCAAAAGTTGGACCAAATGTTGTGGGATACCTTAAACCAAGGCGATTTTAGCAATACTTCCTTTATGCTTGGTTACATGAAAAATGATGATTATGATCAGCTGGCATATTCGCAGCTGATGGCTTTTTTACAAAAAAACTATTCGCACCAGCATGTGGTCTCAAAAGGTTATTCCGGCAGGCATAACGATGACACTGAAGCGATTGCCGGTTGGTTTACGCGACAGTTATACAGCGTGCTGAAGAAAAAATACGGGCAAAAATTTTAG